CTGACGGCGGCCGGGGTCTTCCTCCTCGGCGCGGGATCGCTGCTCGCGCAAGTCGGCCGCCCGGAAACGACGCCACGCGGCGCCGACGAGGGCGACGGCCCCTACGACCGCCTGATTCTTCGCGGCGTCACGATCATCGATGGAACGGGCGCGCCGCCGCAGGGCCCCGTGGACATCGTCATCGAGGGCGACCGCATCGTCTCCGTCAACACTGTCGGCTTCCCGGGTCTCGACATCAGCGAGGATCGCCGGCCCGACGTGGAAATCGAGGACGATCCCGGCGCGAACGTGCACGAGGTCGACCTCTCCGGGCACTTCGTCATGCCCGGCTTCGTCGACATGCACGCCCACACCGGCGGCCTCCCCAAGGCGCCGCAGCCCGAGTACGTCTACAAGCTCTGGATGGCGCACGGGATCACGACCTCCCGCGGCGTGGGCCACGGGCCGATGATGTGGTCGCTCGAGGAGAAGGCGAAGGCGGCGCGCAACGAGATCGTCGCCCCGCGCATGTACACCTACGTGCGGCCCGGCGAGGCCTGGGGCCAGGGGCTGGTGCACTCGCCCGAGACGGCGCGCGAATGGGTGCGCTGGGCGGCGGCGCAGGAAGTCGACGGACAGAAGATCGACGGGCTCAAGCTGGGCTCGTACGACCCGCCGATCATGGAGGCGCTGATCGACGAGGCGCGGCAGCACGGGCTCGGCACCGTGGCCCACCTCGGCCAGATGGGCGTGGGGCGGATGACCGCGCTCGACGCGGCCGAGATCGGGCTCGACATGATGACCCACTACTACGGCCTGTTCGAGTCCATGCTGTCCGACTACAGCGTCCAGGACTGGCCGCTCGACTACAACTACCAGAACGAGCAGCACCGCTTCGGCAACGTGGCCCGGCTCTGGGACCAGGTCGACGGCCCCGGCTCCGAGAGCTGGAACGCGCTCCAGGAGCGCTTCCTCGAACTCGGGTTCGGGATCGATCCGACGATGACGATCTACGAGGCGAGCCGCGACGTGATGGCCGCCCGCAACGCGGACTGGCACGAGGAGTACACGCTCCCCAGCCAGTGGGACTTCTATCAGGCAAGCCGTGCCGCGCACGGCTCGTACTGGTTCTACTGGGGCACGGAGGAAGAGGTCGCGTGGCGGAACTTCTACAAGGTGTGGATGCAGTTCCTCAACGAGTTCAAGAACCGCGGCGGCCGGGTGACGACGGGCTCGGACTCGGGCTTCATCTACAAGCTGTACGGCTTCGACTACATCCGGGAGTTCGAACTGCTGCGCGAGGCCGGCTTCCACCCGGTGGAAGTCATCCGCTCGGCGACCCTGCACGGGGCGCAGGAGCTGAACGATCCCAAGGGACTGCCGCCCGACTTCGGGATGATCCGCCCCGGGCTCAAGGCCGATTTCGTCGTCGTCGAGGAGAACCCGCTTCAGAACCTGAAGGTCCTGTACGGAAACGGCGCGCTGAAGCTCAACGACGAGACCGGCGAGACGGAGCGCGTCGGCGGCATCAAGTACACGATCAAGGACGGCATCATCTACGACGCGCAGCGGATGCTGGCCGACGTGCGCGAGATGGTGCGGGCGGCGAAAGCCCAACTTGCGACGGAGGACGACGATTAGCGGCCGACGGGCGGAGGGCTCTGGAATGAAGTTCGCGCGCGGGGCCGGGCTCCTGCTCGTGGCGCTGGCCGCGTGCCGCGGCGACGCGGGCGAGGGGGAGGGGGAGGCACGGACGGTCCAGCCCGGCGCCCCCGGCGAGGCCACGCGCGTCCTGACGGTGGAGGAAGCCGCATCCCTCGAGAGCATCACGCACACGGAGGCGGACGTACGGTTCATGCAGGGGATGATCCCGCATCACGCCCAGGCGCTGGAGATGGCCGCCCTCATTGCGGAGCGGACGGACCACGAGGGACTGCACCTGCTCGGGCGCCGGATCGAGATCTCCCAGCGGGACGAGATCGCGTGGATGACGCGCTGGCTCGAGCGCCGCGGCGAGACGGCTCCGATGATGGGGACCGGACATGCGCACGGACTCGGCGAGGGCGAACTCATGCCGGGGATGCTGTCCCGCGAGGAGATGGACGCCCTCGCCGCTGCACACGGCGCCGAGTTCGACCGGCTCTTCCTGGAGGGCATGATCAAGCATCATCAGGGCGCCCTGATGATGGTGGCGGAACTGTTCGACAGTCCTGGCGGAGGCCAGGAGACGGAGATCTTCCGGTTCGCGGCGGATGTGGACGCGGACCAGGACATGGAGATCCTGCGCATGAGCGACATGCTGAACGCGATTCCATGAGCGCTCATCGACGATTCACGGAGGCAGGAGGTAGGAAGATGTCACGCAGAGAGACCTTGACCGTGGGACGGCGGATCGGCCGCCCGGCGGTGGCGTTGTTCGCGTTGGCGTTCGGCTGGCTGGCCGGCGCGGATGCCCTGGCGGCCCAGGACCCGCCGCCACCCCCTCCGGAGGCCGTCTGGGAGTGGGATCCGGACGATCCGCGCATCGGGCTCGCGCCGGGCCTCCACGATGCCGGCATGGCGATCGGCAACCTCGAGCGGCTGATCAGCCTCCCGAAGCCCGATCCCTTCCTCACCGACGAGGCGGGCGGACGCGGCCCGACGAACTCGGACCTGGCCTTCCAGGGGGACCTCGTCTTCCAGGGCAGCTACTGGGGCTTCCAGGTGTTCGACGCCTCGGATCCGGCCCAGCCCGAACTCGTCGTCGCGGTCGTGTGCCCGGGCGGACAGGGTGACGTCAGCGTGCACGAGAACCTCCTCTTCATGTCGGTCCAGCAGACGTCGGCCCGGCTCGACTGCGGCACCGAGGGGGTCCAGGACAGCGTCAGCACCATGCGCCTGCAGGGGATCCGGATCTTCGACATCTCCGACATCGGGAATCCGCGCCAGGTGAAGACCGTGCAGACGTGCCGCGGCTCGCACACGCACACGCTCGTCACCGACCCCAACGACAACTCGCGCGTCTACATCTACGTTTCGGGCACGGGACGCGTCCGTTCGGGCAGCGAACTCGAGGGCTGCTCCGGCCAGCCGGCCGAGGAGGACGAGAACACGGCGCTGTTCCGGATCGAGATCATCGAAGTGCCGGTGGATGCGCCGGAGGATGCCGAAGTCGTCAACATGCCGCGCATCTTCGCCGACCCCGAGACCGGGGATATCGCGGGGCTGTGGGCGGGAGGCGACCACGGCGAAGGCACGCAGGCGTCCCGTCTCACGAACCAGTGCCACGACATCACCGTGCGCTCGGATCTGGGGCTCGCCGCCGGAGCCTGCGCGGGGAACGGCATCCTGCTGGACATCTCCGACCCCGAGAATCCGACCCGCATCGACCAGGTCGTCGACCCGAACTTCGCCTACTGGCATTCGGCGACCTTCAACAACGACGGAACGGCGATCGTGTTCACGGACGAGTGGGGCGGCGGCGGAGCGCCGCGCTGCCGCGGCTCCGATCCGGAGACGTGGGGCGCCAACGCGATCTTCACGATCCGCGACCGCAAGATGGAGCTGGCGGGCTACTACAAGCTGCCGGTGCCGCAGACGGAGCAGGAGAACTGCGTGGCCCACAACGGGTCCATGATCCCGGTGCCCGGCCGCGACATCATGGTGCAGGGCTGGTACCAGGGCGGCCTGTCGATCTTCGACTTCACGGATCCGGAGAATCCGTTCGAGATCGCCTATTTCGACCGTGGCCCTCTCGACGCGGTGGAGATGCTGAGCGGCGGCTACTGGTCGGCGTACTGGCACAACGGTGCGATCTACGGCGCGGAGATCGCGCGCGGCGTGGACGTGTTCCAGCTCGCCGCCAGCGAGCACCTGTCGCAGGCGGAGATCGACGCCGCGATGTCGGTGATGGTCGGCGACTCGAACGTGCAGAACCAGGAGCGGTTCGACTGGCCCGCGAGCTTCGCGGTCGCGCGGTCGTACCTGATCCAGATGCAGCGCAACAGCGGCATCCGGGCCGAGCGCGGGGAGCGGGTGGCGGCGCTGCTCGACATGGCGGAGAGCCAGTCCGGCGCCGAGCGGAACGCCACGCTCGATGAACTGAACGCGGTGGCCGCCGAACTCGACGAGGACGCGCGTCTCGCCGCCAACGCGGCGGCGCCGGGAGATGCGCGGCGCCTGGCGCTGCTGGCCGACGCGATCCGCGACCTGACGGCCTCGCTGCGCTGAGCCTGGCCTGGCACGGGTAGCTCCGGGGGTCTTTCGGGCGGCCCCCGGAGCGAA
Above is a window of Candidatus Palauibacter scopulicola DNA encoding:
- a CDS encoding amidohydrolase family protein; its protein translation is MRTKRYCRVILTAAGVFLLGAGSLLAQVGRPETTPRGADEGDGPYDRLILRGVTIIDGTGAPPQGPVDIVIEGDRIVSVNTVGFPGLDISEDRRPDVEIEDDPGANVHEVDLSGHFVMPGFVDMHAHTGGLPKAPQPEYVYKLWMAHGITTSRGVGHGPMMWSLEEKAKAARNEIVAPRMYTYVRPGEAWGQGLVHSPETAREWVRWAAAQEVDGQKIDGLKLGSYDPPIMEALIDEARQHGLGTVAHLGQMGVGRMTALDAAEIGLDMMTHYYGLFESMLSDYSVQDWPLDYNYQNEQHRFGNVARLWDQVDGPGSESWNALQERFLELGFGIDPTMTIYEASRDVMAARNADWHEEYTLPSQWDFYQASRAAHGSYWFYWGTEEEVAWRNFYKVWMQFLNEFKNRGGRVTTGSDSGFIYKLYGFDYIREFELLREAGFHPVEVIRSATLHGAQELNDPKGLPPDFGMIRPGLKADFVVVEENPLQNLKVLYGNGALKLNDETGETERVGGIKYTIKDGIIYDAQRMLADVREMVRAAKAQLATEDDD
- a CDS encoding DUF305 domain-containing protein, which translates into the protein MKFARGAGLLLVALAACRGDAGEGEGEARTVQPGAPGEATRVLTVEEAASLESITHTEADVRFMQGMIPHHAQALEMAALIAERTDHEGLHLLGRRIEISQRDEIAWMTRWLERRGETAPMMGTGHAHGLGEGELMPGMLSREEMDALAAAHGAEFDRLFLEGMIKHHQGALMMVAELFDSPGGGQETEIFRFAADVDADQDMEILRMSDMLNAIP